A DNA window from Camelina sativa cultivar DH55 chromosome 13, Cs, whole genome shotgun sequence contains the following coding sequences:
- the LOC104735711 gene encoding transducin beta-like protein 3, with protein MAPHSLKKNYKCSRSLKQFYGGGPFIVSSDGSFIVCACGDAINIVDSLDSSVKSTIEGDSDTLTALALSPDDKFLFSAGHSRQIRVWDLETLKCIRSWKGHEGPVMGMACHASGGVLATAGADRKVLVWDVDGGFCTHYFKGHKGVVSSILFHPDANKNILISGSDDSTVRVWDLMAKNTEKKCLAILDKHFSAVTSIALSEDGLTLFSAGRDKVVNVWDLHDYSCKTTVATFEVLEAVTTVSSGTPFASFVTSLDQKSKKKDPSSQATYFITVGERGVVRLWKSEGSVCLYEQKSSDITVSSDDEESKRGFTAAAMLPSDRGLLCVTADQQFFFYSVVENVEESELVLSKRLVGYNEEIAEMKFLGDEEQFLAVATNLEEVRVYDVATMSCSYVLAGHKEVVLSLDTCVSSSGNVLVVTGSKDKTVRLWNATSKSCIGVGTGHNGDILAVAFAKKSFSFFVSGSGDRTLKVWSLDGISEDSEEPVNLKTRSVVAAHDKDINSVAVARNDSLVCTGSEDRTASIWRLPDLVHVVTLRGHKRRIFSVEFSTVDQCVITASGDKTVKIWAISDGSCLKTFEGHTSSVLRASFITDGTQFVSCGADGLLKLWNVNTSECIATYDQHEDKVWALAVGKKTEMIATGGGDAVINLWHDSTASDKEDEFRKEEEAILRGQELENAVLDAEYTKAIRLAFQLRRPHKVFELFAGLCRKRESDEQIVKALQGLEKEEFRLLFEYVREWNTKPKLCHVAQFVLYQTFNILPPTEIVQIKGIGELLEGLIPYSQRHYNRIDRFVRSSFLLDYTLGEMSVIDPETESEYPKDKKKEKEVTAAIERDTEELNQETPSRKRKSQKSKDRSSKKRLIAEAQGSVVAV; from the exons ATGGCTCCTCATTCGTTAAAGAAGAACTACAAGTGCTCTCGATCTCTAAAACAGTTCTACGGCGGTGGTCCTTTCATTGTTTCATCTGATGGTTCTTTCATCGTCTGCGCCTGTGGTGACGCCATTAACATCGTTGATTCTTTGGATTCATCGGTGAAATCCACGATTGAAGGAGATTCGGATACGCTCACTGCTTTGGCTCTTAGTCCTGACGATAAGTTCCTTTTCTCTGCTGGACATAGTAGACAAATTCGAGTTTGGGATTTGGAAACCTTGAAATGCATTCGCTCTTGGAAG GGACACGAGGGACCTGTGATGGGTATGGCTTGCCACGCATCTGGAGGGGTGTTAGCTACTGCCGGAGCTGACAGGAAAGTGCTTGTTTGGGATGTTGATGGTGGTTTCTGCACTCATTATTTCAAAGGCCATAAAGGAGTTGTGTCAAGTATCTTGTTCCATCCTGATGCAAACAAAAATATC CTTATCTCCGGAAGTGATGATTCAACAGTTCGTGTCTGGGATCTTATGGCTAAGAATACTGAGAAGAAATGTCTTGCCATTTTGGATAAGCACTTTTCAGCTGTGACTTCAATTGCTCTATCAGAGGATGGATTGACTTTATTCAGTGCTGGAAGAGATAAA GTTGTAAACGTGTGGGACCTTCATGATTATAGCTGCAAGACTACAGTTGCAACGTTTGAGGTTCTAGAAGCTGTGACAACAGTTTCTTCTGGGACGCCTTTCGCTTCATTTGTAACTTCTTTGGATCAGAAGAGTAAAAAGAAGGATCCTTCTTCTCAAGCAACATATTTTATTACTGTTGGTGAACGTGGTGTTGTGCGACTCTGGAAGTCTGAAGG TTCAGTTTGCCTCTACGAGCAAAAGTCGTCGGATATTACTGTCAGCTCGGATGACGAGGAATCTAAAAGGGGATTCACTGCAGCTGCTATGCTGCCTTCTGATCGCGGACTGCTTTGTGTGACTGCTGATCAGCAGTTTTTTTTCTACTCCGTTGTGGAAAATGTAGAAGAATCAGAGTTAGTGCTAAGCAAGAGGCTTGTTGGATATAATGAAGAAATAGCTGAAATGAAGTTTCTAGGTGATGAAGAACAGTTTCTTGCAGTAGCTACAAATCTTGAGGAG GTTCGTGTTTATGATGTTGCAACAATGTCATGTTCCTACGTTTTAGCTGGCCATAAGGAAGTTGTTTTGTCCCTTGACACTTGTGTATCTAGTTCTGGGAATGTTCTAGTCGTAACTGGAAGTAAAGACAAAACT GTAAGGCTATGGAATGCAACAAGCAAATCTTGCATTGGAGTTGGTACGGGTCATAATGGTGATATCTTAGCAGTTGCTTTTGCGAAGAAGTCCTTTAGTTTCTTTGTCAGTGGCAGTGG TGATCGCACTCTGAAGGTCTGGAGCCTTGATGGTATCTCAGAGGACTCAGAGGAGCCAGTTAATCTGAAAACTAGAAGTGTTGTCGCTGCCCATGATAAAGACATCAATTCCGTGGCTGTTGCTCGTAACGATAGCTTAGTTTGCACTGGTTCTGAG GATCGTACGGCTAGCATATGGAGACTACCAGACTTGGTGCATGTTGTTACACTTAGAGGACATAAGAGGCGGATTTTTTCTGTTGAGTTCTCAACTGTTGATCAGTGCGTAATCACAGCGTCAGGTGATAAGACAGTAAAAATATGGGCTATATCTGATGGTTCATGCCTCAAAACATTTGAAGGTCATACTTCAAGTGTACTTAGGGCCTCATTCATCACTGATGGAACCCAGTTTGTCTCATGTG GTGCCGATGGTTTATTGAAACTTTGGAATGTGAACACTAGCGAATGCATTGCCACATATGACCAGCATGAGGACAAG GTATGGGCTTTAGCTGTCGGAAAGAAGACAGAAATGATTGCAACTGGTGGAGGTGATGCAGTTATTAATTTATGGCATGATTCAACAGCTTCTGATAAAGAAGACGAATTCCGGAAAGAG GAAGAAGCAATCTTGAGAGGTCAAGAGCTGGAAAACGCAGTCTTAGATGCTGAATACACTAAAGCTATAAGATTAGCATTTCAGCTTCGTCGGCCTCACAAAGTCTTCGAACTCTTTGCTGGTCTCTGCAG GAAAAGAGAATCGGACGAACAGATTGTGAAAGCGCTTCAAGGACTTGAAAAAGAAGAGTTTCGTTTGCTTTTTGAATATGTTCGAGAATGGAACACAAAACCAAAGCTATGCCACGTTGCTCAGTTTGTTCTTTACCAAACCTTCAACATACTTCCTCCCACTGAAATTGTTCAG ATAAAAGGAATTGGAGAACTCCTGGAAGGTTTAATCCCATATTCCCAGAGGCATTATAATAGAATCGACAGATTCGTAAGAAGCAGCTTCTTGTTAGACTACACACTTGGAGAGATGTCAGTAATTGATCCAGAGACTGAGAGTGAGTATCCTAAggacaagaagaaagaaaaagaggtcACTGCTGCAATAGAACGAGACACAGAAGAGCTAAACCAGGAGACTCCTTCGAGGAAACGAAAGTCTCAGAAATCCAAAGACAGATCTAGTAAGAAGAGACTAATTGCCGAAGCTCAGGGAAGCGTAGTCGCAGTTTGA